One Onychostoma macrolepis isolate SWU-2019 chromosome 15, ASM1243209v1, whole genome shotgun sequence DNA segment encodes these proteins:
- the LOC131520268 gene encoding class A basic helix-loop-helix protein 9-like, with protein MSLSSTSTESEVSEDELEDCPLGEDDDSCSESPAKICSEHSVSSGPSDTEGFKAAKRRTRPKRSKARRVAANVRERKRILDYNQAFNALRTVLKHDLSGKRLSKIATLRRAIHHISTLSLYLQTHSDSEAHAPQCTHTECYRQPEENISLPRKTGTVQEPMETYIPHQPGPLKASPEIPPGILYQDISISVPSPHYSHCATNSHGHFSHHWEDQSSDYYSGGPENQHGTTVTCHQNHMETYADSANPSLAWQLGYLQYHGYHQSLSMH; from the coding sequence ATGAGTCTGAGCAGCACCAGTACGGAATCTGAAGTTTCAGAGGATGAGTTGGAGGATTGTCCTTTGGGTGAGGATGACGACAGTTGCAGCGAAAGCCCTGCAAAGATTTGTTCAGAGCACTCGGTGTCATCCGGCCCCAGTGACACGGAGGGCTTCAAAGCGGCTAAGAGGCGTACTCGGCCCAAGCGGTCCAAAGCACGGAGAGTTGCCGCCAATGTCCGAGAGAGGAAGCGCATCCTGGACTACAACCAGGCCTTCAACGCCTTGCGCACTGTCCTCAAACATGACCTTAGTGGAAAGCGTCTCTCCAAGATTGCCACTCTCCGCCGTGCCATCCACCACATTTCAACACTGTCTTTATATCTGCAGACACATTCAGACAGTGAAGCACATGCACCTCAGTGTACCCATACGGAGTGTTACCGGCAGCCAGAAGAGAACATTTCCTTGCCCAGGAAGACAGGAACTGTCCAGGAACCGATGGAGACCTACATTCCCCATCAGCCAGGGCCTCTCAAAGCTTCTCCAGAGATACCTCCTGGGATTTTGTACCAGGACATATCGATCTCTGTACCATCCCCTCACTACAGCCACTGCGCAACCAACAGCCATGGACACTTCAGTCACCACTGGGAGGACCAAAGCAGTGATTACTACAGTGGAGGACCTGAAAATCAACATGGGACGACGGTCACCTGCCATCAGAACCATATGGAGACTTACGCAGACTCTGCTAACCCATCTTTGGCTTGGCAGCTGGGTTACCTTCAATATCATGGATACCATCAATCGCTGAGTATGCACTGA